Genomic window (Bradyrhizobium sp. 186):
GGTTCTTGTAGAAGTCGTAGGCGAACGCGCCGATCATGGTGGGGATCGCGAGGAAGAACGAAAACTCCGCCGCCGCGCGCTTGTCGGCACCGAGGAACATCGCGGCGACGATGCTGGCACCGGAGCGTGACACGCCCGGGATCATCGCTACGCACTGCGCAATGCCGATATAGAGATACATCAGCAGCGGAAACCTGGTGGCGTCATATTCGCGCGCCTTGAGATTGAGCCGGTCGACCCACAACAGGATGGCGCCGCCGACGATCAGCGAGAAGCACACCACCCACGGATTGAACAACATGCTCTTGATGTATTTGCCGGCGACGAGACCGACGGCGACCGCGGGCAGGAACGCCACCAGCACGCCGATCACGAAGCGGCGCGCATAGACGTCGCCGGTGAACATGCCGATCGCAACGTCCCACAATTTCTTGAAGTACAATACGACGATCGCAAGGATCGCGCCGAGCTGGATCAGAACGGTAAACGAATCCCAGAAGGCGCCTTCGCCGAGGCCGAAGAAACGTTCCGCGAGCAGGAGGTGGCCGGTCGAGGAAACGGGAAGGAACTCGGTCACACCCTCGATGATGCCGAGGATCACTGCCCGTATTGCATCTGACATATTTACGGTCCATTTCCGCTGGAAAAAGCGGGGCTCTTCTCGCCTATTCGCCCCTTTGCCGCAATCGCAAAATGCGGCATCGCACCCTTGCTTCGCGGTTTTGAAGGACTAGTGTGGCGCCGCACAAACATTGATGGATTGTTAAGCACCATCAAATAGTCAAAGGCTTCATGTTTACGCTGTTTCATCATCCGTTCTGTCCACATTCGCGCTTCATTCGTCTGATCGTGGGCGAATACGGGCTTGAGCTGCGCCTGGTCGAAGAGCGCGGCTGGGAACGGCGCGAGGCGTTTCTGCTGCTCAATGCGGCAGGCACCACGCCGGTCCTGGTGGACGAGGAGCAGCCGCCGATTCCGGGTGCGGCGATCATCGCCGAATATCTCGACGAGGCCTATGGCGCCGAGATGGCCGCCAAACGACTGATGCCGGAGACGATCGGCGAGCGCGTCGAAGTGCGC
Coding sequences:
- a CDS encoding undecaprenyl-diphosphate phosphatase, producing MSDAIRAVILGIIEGVTEFLPVSSTGHLLLAERFFGLGEGAFWDSFTVLIQLGAILAIVVLYFKKLWDVAIGMFTGDVYARRFVIGVLVAFLPAVAVGLVAGKYIKSMLFNPWVVCFSLIVGGAILLWVDRLNLKAREYDATRFPLLMYLYIGIAQCVAMIPGVSRSGASIVAAMFLGADKRAAAEFSFFLAIPTMIGAFAYDFYKNRSEMTMDHMGIVVIGFVVSFITAIIVVKTFLEYVTRHGFVVFAWWRVIVGTLGLIALALGR